The following nucleotide sequence is from Brachyspira suanatina.
CTGTTTTCATCTTCATAGAACCTTTTTCTATAGCATTTTTTATTATTATTTCAGTAATAATTTCTGAATGATATTTATCATATTCTTCTTTACTTATAAAAACATTATTATTTATTATATTTTTATCATATACTATTAGAACAATTGCAAATATTTTTAATATTTCTAAAAATAATTCTTCATTATTCCTTAATTTATATTCTTCTTCCTCTATAAATCTATTTATTTCATTAAAAAAATATTTTGACATATCAAAGAATTTTTTAAAAGTCCTTATATTATAACATTCCATTTCCATAAATATATTAATAATATTAGGTATGCATTGCTTATAAAAAAATTATTACTAATATAATAATTTTCTATGTCTTTATCATCTATTAAATTTTTTATTATATATATTTCTAAAAATAATTTAAAATTATTTTTATCTATGCTGTGTAATTTTATAGTATGTCTTATAATCTTTTCTTTTATTTTATTATATTCTTCATTATTAATTAATACTTCTTCATTACAAATCAATAAGACTTTTACATTATTTGATACAAAACTATCATAAATAGAATATAGTAAATCTTCTATATTTATTTTTTTAGATATCTTTCTAAATCATCGATAACAATTAATGTATTTTGAAAATTATCAATTTCCTTATATATATCTTTACCTATATTAAAAATAGAAGATAAAACACTATTTATTAAATTAACTTTAAAAGCTTTTAATGTTTCAAGTAATGCTTTACCTCCATTATTAGCTATAGTTTTTATAATATTTAACTTATTATTTGATGAATTACCTAATATTTTTAATAAAAACAAGTCATTAATTATTTCTTCTACATTAGATTTCCCAGCAACAGAAATATATAATGGTTCATTAAATTTTAATTCCTCTTTTATGTATCCCAAATAATTTTTTACATAATATGTTTTACCAGTTCCCCACTCACCTGTGAGCATTATCCCATAGTCTGTATTTTCTTCAGCTAAATAATTTTTTATTGTGTTTTCTATATCTTTAAAATAGTTATTTTCATTAGACATTTGATTCACCCTCATAAACTTATAACCAACTATATACACCCTAAAATATAAACAAGGGCTAAAAGTCCGCATCATAAACTTAATAAAAATTTTTTGGTTCTTTTTCTTATTACAAATAAAAATTGTTCGCTTTAAGGCCTGTCAAGTAAACCTGCCAGACGCTCACAATTTTCATTAAAAAGAAATGGTTTTTCGCGTAGCGTGTCCGAGCAAAGCGAGGACATAAGGTACTTTTTTTACTAAACAAAAAAGTACACAAAAACGGTTTGCCTTCTTTCCAAAGAACTAACCTTCAATAATATTTTTATTTTATTAATTGTTTAAATTATAAATAAAACCCTTAAATTATCAACCCACTATATATCCCCTAATTAGGTAAACAAATACTAATAGACAGCATTATAAATTTAATATGAGTTAGTCAAACTAGATGTGCATCGACAAAGTTCCGCTATGATGTCGTAATATATGATAGCAAAAAGAACAACATAAAAATTGACAATTTAAAAATATATTAGTATAATGCCTAAAATATTTTAAATACAGTCTGTAAAAAGTTAAAGGAAAGTTTATGAAAAAAATTATATTAATGTCAGCTTTAAGCATTCTAATAAGCTGCAATAATAACAAATCTAATAATACACAAAACAATACAACAGCAAACATAACAATCACTAACAATATCACCCAAAATACAAATCAAATTATAAGTCAGCAAATAACTCCAGCAAGAAAGAAAAAAATAGAATTAAAAAATATATATCCTATCAAACCATATACAGAAGCAGAAATTGATGAGATATTATACAAAACTATTGACTCAGAATTAGCAGATTATGGAATATCCGATAATTCAAAAAAAGAAAGAAGAGAAGAAGAAAAACAAAGAATGCAGAATATTAAAGATTTACTTTTGGAAGGTATAAATAGCGAAGATGAAGATGGAAACAGTATATTGACTTTAATGCAGAAACTTGATTATAGAAATTATGCTTATAATAATTTAGTTATATGGCTTGTTGAACATGGCATTAGTTTAGATGATACTGAAATACTAAATTATAATTATACTGATGAGATTATAGATTATTTATTAGATAGCGGAGTTAATTTTGATTATAAAACAGTACAGGATAAAATTAACTCAGAAAATAATAATTATAATTTAATATCAAAATTAATTAGAAAATTAGAATCTGCAGGTTATTATTTTTCTGATATAGATTATAAATTACAAAGCGACTTATTATTTCAGTCTATTTCAGCTGATAATTTGGATTTAGTAATATTATTTT
It contains:
- a CDS encoding P-loop NTPase fold protein, with amino-acid sequence MSNENNYFKDIENTIKNYLAEENTDYGIMLTGEWGTGKTYYVKNYLGYIKEELKFNEPLYISVAGKSNVEEIINDLFLLKILGNSSNNKLNIIKTIANNGGKALLETLKAFKVNLINSVLSSIFNIGKDIYKEIDNFQNTLIVIDDLERYLKK